TAGAATCAGGGTCTACCTTATGTGGTTGTGACTGCGGATTAAAGTTACTCACTGAAACTTTTCGCTACTATTGTGGTATTTTTACTTTCATTATATATCGTTGACGCTGCTTGATTTCAGCCAAAATGGATAAAATTGAGCTAAGAGTTAATCTCATTCTCTATTGTGACGATTTCGGTCACGTTTGAGACTTTCTTCTAAAGCTTGAATTTGTTCCCGACGGGCTTCTAACTCTAGAGAACGACGTGCTAAGTCTTGATTTTGTAAAGTTAGAGACTGTCGCCAACTTTCGGCGCGTTCTGCTTCTTGTTGCAACTGTTCTGGTGTTATACCACTGCTGAGGTAAGTTTGCACTAAATGCACTACCCATTTGCTAGCATCTGCTAAACTTTCAATTTCACCTGTCGGGGAAAGCTGCACTAAAACCAGCAGGTTGTCACTTATGTTAGTGACTTTTTCTAATAAAATAAAACTTTCTTCTGGGATAACTACCCAAAGGTTTTGACTTTCCTGACGTGCTAACAACCGTAACTGATACTTATCTGAAAATTCATTTTTATTGACTTGAGCTAGATATAGCATGGCTTTAGCTTCAGATTTGAATTGCCAAAATATTTTTTAAGTTTAGACAAGGGCGGGCATCTTTGCCCACCCCACAAGATTTAGATCAACTGTTACCTATTGCACCTATACTAAACTACGCAAGCGATCGCGCAAAATTTCGGCTTGTTTCTCAGCTTCTGCTAAAGATTCTCTCGCTCCTTTTACCACATCAGCCGGGGCTTTATCCACAAACTTAGGATTACTTAACCTTGCACTCAAAGACTGAGCCTCTGCTTCAACTTTGTTGAGGGTTTTTTCCAGTTTGGCCTGCAAGGTAGCAATATCTACTACATCACCACTCAGAGGAATTACCACTTGTACAGTCCCCACAACACCAGATATAGCATTTTCTGGTGCTTGTGGCTGTTCTAATTGTGTCTGTGATATTTCTTTCTGAGGCGTTGGGGGGAAAAACTTAGCCCAAAACTCTTGTCTAGTCTGCTGTTTGAGTAGAACTTCCACAACAAACCAAGATGTAACACCCAAACCAACTATTTCAAAGAATGTGCCAATCAAGGGAATTTGATCAATCGTATTTCCCGTAGCCCAACCTACCCTCACAAAGACCACCGCCGCGATAATTAAGCCAATTGCCTTCAAACCGTTCTGAGGTTTTTTCTCAGCACCTCTAGGGCTTTTTGCCTCTGTTTCAGGCGCTTCTGGAACACCAGCAATCGTTAAATTCTCCACCTTGGCCAAATCTTGAATATAATCCTGTCCAGCAGTGAGAATTTGCTGTTCTTGGGGATTACCAGTTTGTAAATTAGCGGTGATTTTCGCCCCTGGCTTAATATCCGCCTCGGCGCGTAAATTGCGAATTGTGCGAATTGTGCCAATTAGTAATTCAAACTGCGCTTCCAACTCTGGATTAATTAGGTTATTATCGGCTTCAGGATAGGCTTGTAAAGCTAAAGTTTCTAAAGAATCGGCTGGTTGTTGGGTGAGAGTTTGCCAAATTTCCTCAGTAATATGAGGCATTAAAGGATGGAGTAATTTTAAAATCCCTTCCAGTACATAACCCAGAATTTGTTGTGCTACCTTGCGGGATGCGGGGTCTGCATCTTTTTGTAACCGGGATTTGACTAATTCAATATACCAATCACAAAAATCACCCCAGATAAATTCATACAGACCTTTTGCAGCTTCACCTAAACCGTAGTTATCAATGTAATTACTTGTTTGGTTGATAACTTGATGATAACGGGAAAGAATCCAAGTGTCGCTTAATTCTGTAGGAATTGGTTCACCCAGTTGTGCTGGGGTTTGTCCATCCAAATTCATCATCACAAACCGGGCGGCATTCCACAACTTATTAGCAAAGTTGCGCGAAGCTTCTACTGATGCAGACTCATCCTTTTTACGGTCATATTCCAAGCGAATATTTTGACCCGCACCCGCAACTTCTTTAATTAAGGTATAGCGCAGGGCATCAGTGCCATATTTGTCAATTAATAATAGTGGGTCAATACCATTACCTTTAGTCTTCGACATTTTCTGACCGTTTTCATCCAACACTAACCCGTGGATGTAAACATCATTAAATGGCATTTTCCCAGTAAAGTGTCCCCCCATCATCGTCATTCTGGCAACCCAGAAAAAGATAATATCAAAGCCAGTTACCAAAGTACTGTTAGGATAATAAGTCTCTAAATCTGGAGTTTGTTCAGGCCAGCCCAAAGTGGAAAATGGCCAAAGTCCAGAAGAGAACCAAGTATCCAATACATCTGGGTCTTGTTCTAACTTGACATCTGCCCCAAATTGTGATTTAGCTTTTTCCCAAGCCTCATCTGCTGATTTAGCAACGACAAAGGGTGTGGTATCGGTAATTTGACCATCGGTTTCACTGACAGCATACCAAGCCGGAATTTGATGACCCCACCATAGTTGACGAGAAATACACCAATCTTTCAACTTGACTAACCAATCACGATAAACCTTAGTCCAGCGTTGGGGGACAAACTCCGGCGTATTTTGATTGTCGAGAAATTTTAAGGCTTTATCAGCCATTGGGCGAATTTTGACAAACCACTGAGTAGATAATAATGGTTCAACTGGGACTTTACCGCGATCGCTATAAGGAACAGTATGCTTATAATCCTCCACCTTCACCAGCACACCATCGGCTTCTAAGCGAGAAACCACATTTTTTCTAGCCACAAAGCGGTCTTGTCCTTGGAACTCCCCAGCGTTATCATTGAGAGTCCCGTCCTTATTCATGATATTGATTGACGGCAGATTGTGACGCTTACCCATTTCAAAGTCATTGGGATCATGGGCTGGAGTCACCTTTACACAACCAGTCCCAAATTTCGGGTCAACAAACTCATCACCAATAATCGGAATTTCCCGATTCATAATGGGCAGAGTTAAGGTTTTGCCAATCAAGTGTTTATATCTGTCATCATTGGGATTAACCGCCACACCTGTATCACCAAGCATAGTTTCTGGTCGAGTCGTCGCCACTTCTACAAACCCAGAATTATCACTGAGGGGATAGCGGAAATGCCAAAGATTTCCATCAACCTCTTGATTATCCACTTCCACATCAGACACCGCCGACTGAGAAGCTGGACACCAATTGACTAAGTATTCTCCACGATAAATTAATCCTGATTCGTAGAGACTAACAAAAGCTTCCAGAACAGCTTGCGATAAACCTGCATCTAAAGTAAAGCGTTCCCGTGTCCAGTCAACGGAGACACCGAGGCGTTTTAACTGATTCACAATTGTACCTTCAGAATCGGCTTTCCATTGCCAAGCCCGTTCTAAGAATTGTTCGCGTCCCAGTTCGTAGCGAGTTTTACCCTCTTTTTTGAGTTGCTTTTCCAACATCGTGTGAACGGCGATGCTGGCGTGGTCGGTTCCGGGAACCCATAGGGTATTGCGCCCTTTCATGCGGTGGTAGCGGATGAGGGTATCAATTAAGGCGCTTTCAAAGGCGTGACCCATGTGTAAACTGCCGGTGACGTTGGGAGGGGGAATGACGATGCAGTAAGGTTCACCGGGGTGGTTGGGGTCAGCTTTGTAGACTTGGTTTTCTTGCCAAAATTTTTGCCATTTGGCTTCGGTGGTGAATGCGTCGTAAAGGCTGGGGAGGTTGGTAATGTTTGCGGTCATGCTGGGAATACTAATTCTGGAAGGACTTTAGTAAATTTTGCCATAGGGTTTGATGGAAACGAACCGCAAAGGGCGCAAAGTACACAAAGGAAGAGGAGGAAAGTAGAGATGAGACAGCCAAGTGGTCAGCTAGAAAATCTGGCTTATGAAGTGATTGGGGCGGCGATTGAGGTACATAGGATTTTAGGTTCTGGGTTTTTGGAGGAGGTATATCACAGGGCGTTGAGAGAAGAATTTCTGATGCGCGAGATACCTCACCAGTCTGAGTATCCAGTCAAAGTACACTACAAAGGTCGTCCAGTCGGTGAGGGGAAATTAGATTTTCTAGTAGGAAACTCGCTAATTATTGAATTGAAAGCCGTCCAAAACCTAGCCCCAATACACGAAGCCCAAGTCCTATCCTACCTAAAAATGACTAAACACCCCCTCGCCCTCCTGATCAACTTTAACGTCCCTCTCCTCAAAGACGGCATCAAACGCATTATTCTCACCTCTTAATCTTCCTTCTTCCTTCTTCCTTCGTGTACTTTGCGTCCTTTGCGGTTCGTTAAAAAAAACCCAACCCCCGCAAAGCCAAAAGCGCCGAACCAAAAGCAGCCTCAGTATGCACCGACGAAACCACAGACACCCCTAAAACCCCTTCCCGAATAGCACACCAAGCACTATTCCCCGCCCCACCACCAGCAGTATAAACACGAATTAACCTATCCGCCCCCATTTCCTGCAATAAACCATAGCCACGCCCCTCAATTTTAGCCATACCTTCCAACAACCCATGCAAAAATGCCACAGGATCATCAGGACGTGGTGATAATCGTGGTAATAAATCGGGATCATTAATCGGAAAGCGATCGCCTGCCTGCAACAACGGATAATAATCTAACCCACTGGCTGTAGTCACATCAATCTGACTACTAAACCTTTCCAACTCAGCCGCACTAAAAAAATGTTTTAGCACAGCCCCCCCAGTATTAGAAGCCCCCCCAGTCAGCCATAAATTACCCAAACGATGGCTGTAAATACCGTATCGTGAATCCTCCACACGCGTCCGACTCAATAATTTAACTACCAGCGTCGAACCCAAAGAAGTCACAGCTTCCCCCGGCGATTTAGCCCCACTAGCCAAAAAAGCCGCAATACTATCAGTTGTCCCAGCACACACCAAACAGTCACCAGGAAAATTAAACTGAGTGGCAATTTCCGGGCGTAATTTGGCTATGGGAGTACCGGGAGTTAACACTTTTGGTAGCTGAATCGGTAATTGCAGTTTCTCTAGCCATGCTGGATATTTTAACTGCTCTACGTCATAGCCGAGCTTTAAGGCGTTGTGATAATCGCTAATTCCCAAATAGCCATGTAGCAGAAATCCTAACCAATCAGCTTGATGCAGAAAATATTTCGCCTGACTAAAACTAGGTTGTTGCATCATCCATAATAATTTGGCTAGGCTGGAAGTAGCACTTAATACATTGTGATGCGGTGGTGCAATATTTCGCAACTGCTCCAACACCACTGATCCCCGTGCATCGTTGTACAGTAAAGGTGTATCTACAGGCTTACCAGCAGCATCAGTTAGCAAGACTGTGGATGAAGTACCATTAATAGCGATCGCCTTGACTTCTCGGCGCAAATTCTCAGGTATTTGTGCCAGGAGTCTAAATAAAGCCGTCTCCCAAGCAGTTGCTAAGTCAGAAACCGCCTCATCTGCCCAAGCATACTTAATTTCTGCCTGGGTGCAAGCTTCATGATTAATCACCACACCCCTAAGGCCAGAAGTACCGAAATCGATCCCCAAATAAAAACCCATAGTTTTATAAATTTTTTTTGCTGAAAAATCACGAATGGCTACTGGTTAATCACTGCTTATGTTGCATCTTGTAACAAGATATTCCACATTCTTGGCAAAACAGTGAAAAGTAGTAAACGAACTGTTCAATTTGATTTGAAGCTCAGGAGGGTTCCGACCATGCCTATCTCAGACACTCAAGTGTACATTGCTCTAGCTGTAGCCCTGATTCCAGGAATTCTGGCTTGGCGTTTAGCAACAGAACTTTATAAATAACGCCACCTTGTGACATGGTAAGTGGGGCATATTCAAAATCGCCCCACTCTCAAACAACAATCAGGCTAGTCCTGGTTGTTGTATTTACAATAAAAAAAATCCAGCGCGGTAAGCATCAACAAATCAATTCACCGCCATATTCTTAGCCTCATATTTAAGTATAATTAAAGACTCAATCTTTGCGGTAATTGCAGTGTTGCCCAGAGAAAATTTGGCATAAATAGCAAGGTAGCTATATAACTTTCAACCAAAACTAGCCGATATTAACAGGCTAAAAAATGGCAACTAAAAATATTTTTTGAGTACAATGGAACACGTTTGAATTTCCCACACAGAGGAAAAGTTCAGAAAGCTATTCATAAATATCACCACAACTCGGAATTGACAGAATCTTTTAAAAGAATAATAATCTGGCAAACAGGGTGCTAGTGGCTGGATGCCAAAAGTTTTTGAATACTAGCTACTTACGTACATTGAGTTATTTTTTAACTTTGAATATACGTGTAGCAATTTGGGAAAAATGAAGTAATATGGCAGCTAAATCAAGCTGTAATCATTACCAGTGTGCATTCTATGATATTGCCATTCAATCAGTAAGGTTCTATTTAGCATAATGAACGCGAGTCAACCGTCTAGACCACCGCTACAACCGCCACAACAACGCCGGGCTGTTCCTCGCCCAAAACGGCATCTTCGTCAACGTTCCTACCAGGTTATGGCCTTGGAAACCACAGCAAAGATAGCGGTTAATTTGGCAATATCCACAGCAGCAGTATCTGCTCTAGTGCAACTTGTACCTTATCACTGGACACAACAAGAAAGGTTGCGAGAAGTCCGTACAGAGGTAAAGCTGATGGAAGAACGGGTCGAGAGTTTGCAAACGGAATTTAACCGTAATTTCGATCCCCAACAAGCTCATAGCATTAGACAACAGCAAGCCTATAGATTTGACCCTAATCAGCTTCCAGTAGTCTTCGTGAATCAAGATGGTCAGGAAGTTAAAGTATTAGAGTTATTACCCTAAGAAAAATATGAAGAATTTATATAGAAAAATCGAATTTCCTGACGGGCGTTATTGCCTATACATACCGGATGTTTGTATGCAGTACCATCGGCTATAGTCATTAGCGATAGTCCAATTCACAATTAAAAGTTCCAAAGATTTTTTGGGAATTCTTAAGCTGGAAGTCAAGCACTGACACGCCCGTAGGTTGGCTGACCAAAATCTCCTAATCGAGATTTTCAGGAAACAACAGCTCGTTTAACCAATTTTGGATCTGTAAACGCAATCGGTAACCAGAGATATCCTTTTTGCGATCTAGTTGGGGTAGTTGAGTCAGGGCGCGACGATAGTCAGCGATCGCACAATTCCAATCACCCCAAAGATG
The window above is part of the Nodularia spumigena CCY9414 genome. Proteins encoded here:
- a CDS encoding valine--tRNA ligase, which encodes MTANITNLPSLYDAFTTEAKWQKFWQENQVYKADPNHPGEPYCIVIPPPNVTGSLHMGHAFESALIDTLIRYHRMKGRNTLWVPGTDHASIAVHTMLEKQLKKEGKTRYELGREQFLERAWQWKADSEGTIVNQLKRLGVSVDWTRERFTLDAGLSQAVLEAFVSLYESGLIYRGEYLVNWCPASQSAVSDVEVDNQEVDGNLWHFRYPLSDNSGFVEVATTRPETMLGDTGVAVNPNDDRYKHLIGKTLTLPIMNREIPIIGDEFVDPKFGTGCVKVTPAHDPNDFEMGKRHNLPSINIMNKDGTLNDNAGEFQGQDRFVARKNVVSRLEADGVLVKVEDYKHTVPYSDRGKVPVEPLLSTQWFVKIRPMADKALKFLDNQNTPEFVPQRWTKVYRDWLVKLKDWCISRQLWWGHQIPAWYAVSETDGQITDTTPFVVAKSADEAWEKAKSQFGADVKLEQDPDVLDTWFSSGLWPFSTLGWPEQTPDLETYYPNSTLVTGFDIIFFWVARMTMMGGHFTGKMPFNDVYIHGLVLDENGQKMSKTKGNGIDPLLLIDKYGTDALRYTLIKEVAGAGQNIRLEYDRKKDESASVEASRNFANKLWNAARFVMMNLDGQTPAQLGEPIPTELSDTWILSRYHQVINQTSNYIDNYGLGEAAKGLYEFIWGDFCDWYIELVKSRLQKDADPASRKVAQQILGYVLEGILKLLHPLMPHITEEIWQTLTQQPADSLETLALQAYPEADNNLINPELEAQFELLIGTIRTIRNLRAEADIKPGAKITANLQTGNPQEQQILTAGQDYIQDLAKVENLTIAGVPEAPETEAKSPRGAEKKPQNGLKAIGLIIAAVVFVRVGWATGNTIDQIPLIGTFFEIVGLGVTSWFVVEVLLKQQTRQEFWAKFFPPTPQKEISQTQLEQPQAPENAISGVVGTVQVVIPLSGDVVDIATLQAKLEKTLNKVEAEAQSLSARLSNPKFVDKAPADVVKGARESLAEAEKQAEILRDRLRSLV
- a CDS encoding GxxExxY protein, whose amino-acid sequence is MRQPSGQLENLAYEVIGAAIEVHRILGSGFLEEVYHRALREEFLMREIPHQSEYPVKVHYKGRPVGEGKLDFLVGNSLIIELKAVQNLAPIHEAQVLSYLKMTKHPLALLINFNVPLLKDGIKRIILTS
- a CDS encoding FGGY-family carbohydrate kinase, with the protein product MGFYLGIDFGTSGLRGVVINHEACTQAEIKYAWADEAVSDLATAWETALFRLLAQIPENLRREVKAIAINGTSSTVLLTDAAGKPVDTPLLYNDARGSVVLEQLRNIAPPHHNVLSATSSLAKLLWMMQQPSFSQAKYFLHQADWLGFLLHGYLGISDYHNALKLGYDVEQLKYPAWLEKLQLPIQLPKVLTPGTPIAKLRPEIATQFNFPGDCLVCAGTTDSIAAFLASGAKSPGEAVTSLGSTLVVKLLSRTRVEDSRYGIYSHRLGNLWLTGGASNTGGAVLKHFFSAAELERFSSQIDVTTASGLDYYPLLQAGDRFPINDPDLLPRLSPRPDDPVAFLHGLLEGMAKIEGRGYGLLQEMGADRLIRVYTAGGGAGNSAWCAIREGVLGVSVVSSVHTEAAFGSALLALRGLGFF
- the psaM gene encoding photosystem I reaction center subunit XII, coding for MPISDTQVYIALAVALIPGILAWRLATELYK